In Chromobacterium rhizoryzae, one genomic interval encodes:
- a CDS encoding NUDIX hydrolase: MSPSRPAPAVSVDIVLLTLGAAGLQVALHRRSHAPCQHQLALPGGYVHVDKDDSCEATAMRVLRDKTGLEPRYLEQLRTFAGPRRDPRGWSVAISHVALIPLQQLQDAGDGVFHFYDVDQLPELAFDHAEQVREAVQRVRNKASYSTLPCWLLPERFTLTQLQRTYEQIFGETVSRGTFRSRLGIKVADAKPGEYADEAAILEATEEFLGGKQRPARLFRINRLSLFKRARW; the protein is encoded by the coding sequence ATGAGCCCCTCGCGCCCCGCGCCCGCCGTCAGCGTGGACATTGTCCTGCTCACTCTGGGCGCCGCCGGCCTGCAAGTGGCGCTGCACCGCCGCAGCCACGCCCCCTGCCAACACCAGCTGGCGCTGCCCGGCGGCTATGTACATGTGGATAAGGACGACAGCTGCGAAGCCACCGCCATGCGCGTGCTGCGCGACAAGACAGGGCTGGAGCCGCGCTATCTGGAACAGTTGCGCACCTTCGCCGGTCCGCGGCGCGACCCGCGAGGCTGGTCGGTGGCCATCTCCCACGTGGCGCTGATCCCGCTGCAGCAACTGCAGGACGCCGGGGACGGCGTATTCCACTTTTACGATGTGGACCAGCTGCCGGAGCTGGCCTTCGACCACGCGGAGCAAGTGCGGGAAGCGGTGCAGCGGGTGCGCAACAAGGCCAGCTACTCCACCCTGCCCTGCTGGCTGCTACCCGAACGGTTCACCCTCACCCAGCTGCAACGCACTTACGAGCAGATTTTTGGCGAGACCGTGTCCCGCGGCACTTTCCGCTCCCGCTTGGGCATCAAGGTGGCGGACGCCAAGCCCGGCGAATACGCGGACGAGGCCGCCATTCTGGAAGCCACCGAAGAATTCCTCGGCGGCAAGCAGCGTCCGGCGCGGCTGTTCCGCATCAACCGGCTCAGCCTGTTCAAGCGCGCGCGCTGGTAA
- a CDS encoding ribose-phosphate pyrophosphokinase-like domain-containing protein — protein MFKIFADSQQGGSQPLAFQSTVFPGGEVQVSVEVDAPAQALRLHAHLPDAQAVMSLLMLSDALRRAYPGRPLALHLPYVPYARQDRVANPGEALSAKVFCQLINAQGYSRVVIQDPHSDVVTALLDRVEVEDPLPALRRVLERVGPAALVAPDAGARKRVLKLARELGCEAVLADKVRDTQSGRISGTQVAGPLPALPLLVVDDICDGGRTFTELAKALRARQREQGLDAPLYLYVTHGIFSHGLEPLLEHYQQVFSRNDWTADVRCQLV, from the coding sequence ATGTTCAAGATTTTCGCGGATTCGCAGCAAGGCGGCAGCCAGCCGCTGGCCTTTCAGAGCACGGTGTTTCCCGGTGGGGAAGTGCAGGTGTCGGTGGAAGTGGACGCGCCGGCACAGGCCTTGCGCCTGCACGCCCATCTGCCGGACGCGCAAGCGGTGATGAGTTTGCTGATGCTGAGCGACGCGCTGCGTCGCGCTTACCCGGGCCGCCCGCTGGCCTTGCATCTGCCCTATGTGCCGTATGCGCGCCAGGACCGGGTGGCCAACCCGGGCGAGGCCTTGAGCGCCAAGGTGTTCTGCCAGCTGATCAATGCCCAAGGCTACAGCCGGGTGGTGATCCAGGACCCGCACAGCGATGTGGTGACCGCACTGTTGGACCGGGTGGAAGTGGAAGACCCGCTGCCGGCGCTGCGCCGGGTGCTGGAGCGAGTGGGCCCGGCGGCGCTGGTGGCGCCGGACGCCGGCGCGCGCAAGCGGGTGCTGAAGCTGGCGCGGGAGCTGGGCTGCGAGGCGGTGCTGGCGGACAAGGTGAGGGACACCCAAAGCGGCCGCATCAGCGGCACCCAGGTGGCCGGCCCCTTGCCGGCGCTGCCCTTGCTGGTGGTGGACGATATCTGCGACGGCGGCCGCACCTTCACCGAGCTGGCCAAGGCGCTGCGCGCTCGCCAGCGGGAACAAGGTCTGGACGCGCCGCTGTACCTGTATGTGACCCACGGTATTTTCAGCCATGGCCTGGAGCCGCTGCTGGAACATTACCAGCAGGTATTCAGCCGTAACGACTGGACGGCGGATGTCCGCTGCCAGCTGGTTTGA
- a CDS encoding nicotinate phosphoribosyltransferase, translated as MNAPIHPLARELNQLQPFNLADFYKTGHPSMYPAATTKLVANFTPRSAKYAPVLPELFDNKVVWFGLQGFIQQYLIDLFDQEFFRQPRDKAVRKYQRRMDTALGAGAVPAGRLEALHALGHLPLEIRSLPEGARVDIKVPPVIFSNTHPDFPWVATYFETLFSCESWKPSTVATIAFEFRKLLDYFARLTGSAPEFVNWQGHDFSMRGMSGVHDAMRCGAGHLLSFTGTDTIPALDYLEDFYDADAERELVGGSIPASEHSVMALRILLTLQRLRRDPAHAGLEEAALRRLAEREVVREFVSQDYPRGMVSIVSDTFDFWNVLTVIARELKDDILARRPDALGNAKVVFRPDSGDPVKILTGYRDEELVRVDGQPARDADGAYTALSDGQRVTEAERKGAVECLWEIYGGTVSDAGYRLLDSHVGLIYGDSITLPRARAILRRLAAKGFASGNVVFGIGSFVYGMNSRDTFGYALKAIYAEVDGEAVDIYKDPATDDGTKKSAKGLLRVEREGDHYVLHQQQTAEQAEGGELRPVFRDGRLLARQSLAEIRQRLMASWQCPEPGSIRWGAED; from the coding sequence ATGAACGCCCCCATCCACCCCCTGGCCCGTGAACTGAACCAACTGCAGCCGTTCAACCTGGCGGACTTCTACAAAACCGGCCATCCCTCCATGTATCCGGCGGCCACCACCAAGCTGGTGGCCAATTTCACCCCGCGTTCGGCCAAGTACGCGCCGGTGCTGCCGGAGCTGTTCGACAATAAGGTGGTGTGGTTCGGCCTGCAGGGTTTCATCCAGCAATACCTGATCGATTTGTTCGACCAAGAATTCTTCCGCCAGCCGCGGGACAAGGCGGTGCGCAAATACCAGCGCCGCATGGATACGGCGCTGGGCGCCGGCGCGGTGCCGGCAGGCCGGCTGGAAGCGCTGCACGCGCTGGGTCATCTGCCGCTGGAAATCCGCTCCCTGCCGGAAGGCGCGCGGGTGGACATCAAGGTGCCGCCGGTGATCTTCAGCAACACGCATCCGGATTTCCCCTGGGTGGCCACCTATTTTGAAACTCTGTTCAGCTGCGAATCCTGGAAGCCGTCCACCGTGGCCACCATCGCGTTTGAATTCCGCAAGCTGCTGGATTACTTCGCCCGCCTCACCGGCAGCGCGCCGGAGTTCGTCAATTGGCAGGGCCATGATTTTTCCATGCGCGGCATGAGCGGGGTGCACGACGCCATGCGCTGCGGCGCCGGCCATCTGCTGTCCTTCACCGGCACCGACACCATTCCGGCGCTGGACTATCTGGAGGACTTCTACGACGCGGACGCGGAGCGGGAACTGGTGGGCGGCTCCATTCCGGCGTCGGAGCACAGCGTGATGGCGCTGCGCATCCTGCTGACGCTGCAGCGGCTGCGCCGCGACCCGGCCCACGCCGGGCTGGAGGAGGCGGCGCTGCGCCGGCTGGCGGAACGGGAGGTGGTGCGGGAATTCGTCAGCCAGGACTATCCGCGGGGCATGGTGTCCATCGTCAGCGATACCTTTGATTTCTGGAACGTGCTCACGGTGATTGCCCGCGAACTGAAGGACGACATCCTGGCGCGGCGGCCGGACGCGCTGGGCAACGCCAAGGTGGTGTTCCGTCCGGATTCCGGCGATCCGGTGAAAATTCTCACCGGCTACCGCGACGAGGAACTGGTCCGCGTCGACGGCCAGCCGGCGAGGGACGCGGACGGCGCGTACACGGCGCTGAGCGACGGCCAGCGGGTGACGGAGGCCGAGCGCAAGGGCGCGGTGGAGTGCTTGTGGGAGATTTACGGCGGCACGGTCAGCGACGCCGGCTACCGGCTGCTGGACAGCCATGTGGGCCTGATCTACGGCGACTCCATCACCCTGCCGCGCGCCCGCGCCATCCTGCGCCGGCTGGCGGCCAAGGGCTTCGCCTCCGGCAATGTGGTGTTCGGCATCGGCAGCTTTGTCTACGGCATGAATTCGCGGGACACCTTCGGCTATGCGCTGAAGGCGATTTACGCGGAAGTGGACGGCGAGGCGGTGGATATCTACAAGGACCCGGCCACGGACGACGGCACCAAGAAATCCGCCAAGGGACTGCTGCGAGTGGAGCGCGAGGGCGATCATTACGTGCTGCACCAGCAGCAGACGGCGGAGCAGGCGGAGGGCGGCGAATTGCGGCCGGTGTTCCGCGACGGCCGCTTGCTGGCGCGGCAATCGCTGGCGGAAATCCGGCAGCGGCTGATGGCTTCCTGGCAATGCCCGGAACCGGGCAGCATCCGCTGGGGCGCGGAGGACTGA